In Corynebacterium guangdongense, one DNA window encodes the following:
- a CDS encoding SAM-dependent methyltransferase, producing MTLEHLVTINAEEWPGVASVPTGVWMPVRARKAEANFARVCRTLEITLSGDADVRVEHEALFLRIAESGWTGFAESYMAGEWRTRDDNTLVEVLAKLIAHGYRPKTPTVPTLRALGQLPPALVRLFSGDGTSAFNATYASGVATTVRHSVPSHVPGAGRGQEPAHHFVDVTTVGEPVSVERADLADGQARAAERLLAQAHVRESSHVLVFPASGGQVEMAAVSARATVDAVTSDRPMYEAMGERLVLSGIADAVHLEFVDDLRLWRGRYDSIVSAEALETMAGTQRDEYIRAIDRMLATGGRAALQTTVATETFSRAARDAVQALRAYIWPGLEMSTEEELHRLVDRRTNLRIVSQAHLGRHHELSVAAQREQFASRSREAAAEGFDVVLRRLMTYQFALREALLRLDMIDGVVLGLVHRNRGGRR from the coding sequence ATGACGCTGGAACACCTCGTCACGATCAACGCCGAGGAGTGGCCGGGCGTCGCTTCCGTGCCGACGGGAGTGTGGATGCCCGTTCGTGCCCGGAAAGCTGAAGCTAATTTTGCCCGCGTCTGTCGCACATTGGAAATCACGTTGTCGGGGGACGCCGACGTCCGCGTCGAGCACGAGGCGCTGTTTCTTCGAATCGCAGAATCGGGATGGACCGGATTCGCGGAATCCTACATGGCCGGCGAGTGGCGCACCCGTGACGACAACACCCTCGTGGAGGTGCTCGCGAAACTCATCGCGCACGGCTACCGGCCGAAAACCCCCACGGTGCCGACGCTGCGCGCCCTCGGGCAGTTGCCGCCGGCACTGGTCCGGTTGTTCTCCGGGGATGGCACGAGCGCCTTCAACGCCACCTACGCATCGGGGGTGGCCACGACCGTCCGACATTCAGTTCCCAGTCATGTTCCGGGGGCAGGCAGGGGGCAGGAGCCCGCGCACCATTTTGTCGACGTGACCACCGTGGGGGAACCCGTTTCGGTGGAGCGCGCGGACCTGGCCGACGGTCAGGCGCGGGCCGCGGAACGGCTGCTGGCCCAGGCGCATGTACGGGAAAGCTCCCATGTTCTCGTTTTTCCGGCCTCGGGCGGCCAGGTGGAAATGGCCGCCGTCTCCGCCAGGGCGACCGTCGACGCCGTCACCTCCGATCGTCCGATGTACGAGGCGATGGGCGAAAGGCTCGTTCTCTCGGGGATTGCTGACGCGGTGCACCTCGAGTTCGTCGACGACCTTCGCCTGTGGCGCGGCCGCTACGACTCCATCGTCAGCGCGGAGGCGCTGGAGACGATGGCCGGCACCCAGCGCGACGAGTATATCCGGGCGATCGACCGCATGCTGGCCACCGGAGGTCGGGCCGCCCTGCAGACGACGGTCGCCACCGAGACATTCTCAAGGGCCGCCAGGGACGCGGTCCAGGCCCTGCGCGCCTACATCTGGCCGGGCCTGGAAATGTCCACCGAGGAGGAACTCCACCGTCTCGTCGACCGCCGGACGAATCTGCGTATCGTGAGCCAGGCGCACCTAGGGCGGCACCACGAGCTCAGCGTGGCCGCCCAGCGTGAGCAGTTCGCCAGCCGCTCCCGCGAGGCGGCCGCAGAGGGTTTCGACGTGGTGCTCCGTCGTCTCATGACCTATCAGTTCGCCCTCCGTGAGGCGCTGCTGAGGCTGGACATGATCGACGGCGTGGTGCTGGGACTGGTTCACCGCAACCGTGGCGGCAGGCGTTAG
- the panB gene encoding 3-methyl-2-oxobutanoate hydroxymethyltransferase: MSLPSIGRVRTRHLQAAKRDGDKITVLTSYDTMTARIFDEAGIDVLLVGDSAANVVYGRDTTVSLTINEMITMARAVAHSAKRSLVVADMTFGSYEASDIDAVHNAMRLMKEAGVAAVKLEGGTRRARTIRALVDAGIPVMGHIGFTPQSIHSLGGTVVQGRGDAAEKLIEDGLAVQEAGAFSVVVEMCPAEVGTRLSEALDIPVIGIGAGNGTDGQVLVWTDPFGFSPDGFAPSFARKYLDLGAQLRVAAGEYARDVREGTFPAADESFDR; the protein is encoded by the coding sequence ATGAGTCTGCCCTCCATCGGCCGCGTCCGTACCCGCCACCTCCAGGCCGCCAAGCGTGACGGCGACAAGATCACCGTGCTGACGTCCTACGACACCATGACCGCCCGCATCTTCGACGAGGCCGGCATCGACGTCCTCCTGGTCGGCGATTCAGCCGCCAACGTCGTCTACGGACGCGACACGACCGTCTCGCTCACCATCAACGAGATGATCACCATGGCCCGTGCAGTTGCACACTCCGCAAAACGATCCCTGGTCGTCGCCGACATGACTTTCGGCAGCTACGAGGCCTCCGACATCGACGCCGTGCACAACGCCATGCGTCTGATGAAGGAGGCCGGTGTCGCCGCGGTCAAGCTTGAGGGCGGCACCCGCCGCGCCCGCACCATCCGCGCGCTCGTCGACGCCGGCATTCCGGTCATGGGCCACATCGGCTTCACGCCCCAGTCCATCCATTCCCTCGGCGGCACCGTCGTCCAGGGCCGCGGCGACGCCGCCGAGAAGCTCATCGAGGACGGCCTCGCCGTCCAGGAGGCCGGGGCCTTCTCAGTAGTCGTCGAAATGTGCCCGGCGGAGGTCGGGACCCGGCTGTCCGAGGCCCTCGACATCCCCGTCATCGGCATCGGCGCGGGCAACGGCACCGACGGCCAGGTCCTGGTGTGGACCGATCCCTTCGGCTTCTCCCCTGACGGTTTCGCGCCCAGCTTCGCACGCAAGTACCTCGACCTCGGCGCGCAGCTTCGGGTGGCCGCCGGCGAGTACGCCCGCGACGTGCGCGAGGGTACCTTCCCCGCCGCCGATGAGTCTTTCGACAGGTAG
- the panC gene encoding pantoate--beta-alanine ligase, with translation MQIIRSLADLPDFRALGGSVGLVPTMGALHDGHGSLISLAREDNDVVVVSDFVNPLQFGEEDDYVNYPRDLDADAELAQRYGADYLFAPAVEDMYPGGTPQISVTTGTMGTVLEGASRPGHFDGVATVVTKLFTLIHPHRAYFGEKDAQQLAIIRRLVTDLNLDVEVVAAPIVRAPDGLAESSRNQRLSPAERDAALVLPQALRLLADGSSVDEARALIDANANVELDYLVVVDPADFGETTKRPALALGALRVGPVRLIDNLRLG, from the coding sequence ATGCAGATCATCCGCTCTCTCGCCGACCTCCCTGATTTCCGTGCCCTCGGCGGCTCCGTTGGTCTGGTGCCAACCATGGGCGCGCTCCACGACGGCCACGGTTCACTGATATCGCTGGCCAGGGAAGACAACGACGTCGTCGTCGTCAGCGACTTCGTCAACCCCCTCCAGTTCGGCGAGGAGGACGACTACGTGAACTATCCCCGGGATCTCGACGCCGACGCGGAGCTGGCGCAGCGTTACGGGGCCGATTATCTCTTCGCCCCGGCCGTCGAGGACATGTATCCTGGCGGAACCCCGCAGATCAGCGTGACGACGGGAACGATGGGAACGGTGCTGGAGGGAGCTTCCCGCCCCGGCCACTTCGATGGCGTCGCGACCGTGGTGACCAAACTATTCACCCTGATCCATCCGCACCGCGCCTACTTCGGAGAGAAGGACGCCCAGCAGCTGGCGATCATCCGGCGCCTGGTCACCGACCTCAACCTGGACGTCGAGGTCGTCGCCGCGCCGATCGTCCGGGCCCCGGACGGCCTCGCCGAATCCAGCCGCAACCAGCGGCTCTCCCCCGCCGAACGGGACGCCGCCCTGGTCCTGCCCCAGGCGCTGCGACTGCTGGCCGACGGCTCCTCCGTCGACGAGGCACGCGCGCTCATCGACGCCAACGCCAACGTCGAACTCGACTACCTCGTCGTCGTGGATCCCGCGGACTTCGGGGAGACGACGAAGCGCCCGGCCCTGGCATTGGGCGCGCTGCGGGTCGGCCCGGTGCGCCTGATCGACAACCTGCGGCTCGGCTGA
- a CDS encoding polyprenol monophosphomannose synthase yields the protein MNNPADTALVIIPTYNEIENLPLIIGRLRAAQPDVDVLIVDDNSPDGTGDKADELAAADAAVHVLHRTEKSGLLGAYLAGFEWGLARDYQVLVEMDADGSHAPEQLHLLLAQIEDGADVVIGSRYLDGGKVVNWPKDRLFLSKGGNAYIGVMLGTGLTDMTAGYRAIRREVLETLDLGELSRKGYIFQVDFARRAVDAGFDVREVPITFTEREYGESKLDGSFVKDSLVDVTRWGVEHHSSQARNLAESIVGLVKFEYGRSALPGTASRLKKRVDLGKNLAGSINGLVRYEAGRAGLLKKKR from the coding sequence GTGAATAATCCGGCTGACACAGCTCTCGTCATCATCCCGACCTACAACGAGATCGAGAATCTTCCGCTGATCATCGGCCGTCTCCGGGCCGCCCAGCCGGACGTCGACGTCCTGATCGTCGACGACAACTCCCCGGACGGCACCGGGGACAAGGCCGACGAACTGGCCGCCGCCGACGCCGCCGTGCACGTCCTGCACCGCACCGAGAAGTCCGGCCTCCTCGGCGCCTACCTCGCCGGCTTCGAGTGGGGCCTGGCGCGCGACTACCAGGTCCTGGTCGAGATGGACGCCGACGGCTCCCACGCCCCGGAGCAGCTCCACCTGTTGCTGGCGCAGATCGAGGACGGCGCCGACGTCGTCATCGGTTCCCGCTACCTCGACGGCGGCAAGGTCGTCAACTGGCCGAAGGACCGCCTGTTCCTGTCCAAGGGCGGAAACGCCTACATCGGCGTCATGCTGGGCACCGGCCTGACCGACATGACCGCCGGCTACCGCGCCATCCGCCGGGAGGTCCTCGAGACCCTCGACCTGGGCGAGCTCTCCCGCAAGGGGTATATCTTCCAGGTCGACTTCGCCCGCCGCGCGGTCGACGCCGGCTTCGACGTCCGTGAGGTGCCCATCACCTTCACCGAGCGCGAGTACGGCGAGTCCAAGCTCGACGGCAGCTTCGTCAAGGACTCGCTCGTCGACGTCACCCGCTGGGGTGTCGAGCACCACAGCTCGCAGGCCAGGAACCTTGCGGAGTCGATTGTCGGGCTCGTCAAGTTTGAATACGGGCGCTCCGCCCTGCCTGGCACGGCCAGCCGCCTCAAGAAGCGCGTGGACCTGGGCAAGAACCTGGCCGGCTCCATCAACGGTCTTGTTCGTTACGAGGCCGGCCGCGCGGGCCTGCTGAAGAAGAAGCGCTAA
- a CDS encoding YceI family protein: MPTQQKIVVSIFIVLIVALALYAVVPMLASLYLGPGTKTEGLNTEKAEAAATDVDGEWSVVQGVPPNLTAAGFTFDEVLPNERKSTSGSTQTVSGDLVIEEGTLTAGEVVVDLTNITTDRDVRDVNVRRKLLMTEEFPEATFQITEPADVSHLPGDGSAGVVELTGDLTIKGNTHEVTHAFDAVRDGERLIVSGDIPINRNDYGVESPEMIAASIADEGEVNVLLVFEKTAG; this comes from the coding sequence ATGCCCACCCAGCAGAAGATCGTCGTCAGCATTTTCATCGTGCTGATCGTCGCGCTCGCATTGTACGCGGTGGTGCCGATGCTGGCCTCGCTCTACCTGGGGCCGGGCACCAAGACCGAGGGACTCAACACGGAGAAGGCGGAGGCTGCGGCCACCGACGTCGACGGTGAGTGGTCCGTCGTGCAGGGCGTCCCGCCGAACCTCACCGCCGCCGGCTTCACCTTCGACGAGGTGCTTCCCAATGAGCGCAAGTCCACCTCGGGCTCCACCCAGACCGTCTCCGGCGACCTGGTTATCGAGGAGGGAACACTGACCGCGGGCGAGGTCGTCGTGGATCTCACCAACATCACCACCGACCGCGACGTCCGCGACGTCAACGTCCGCCGCAAACTGCTGATGACGGAGGAGTTCCCGGAGGCGACCTTCCAGATCACCGAACCCGCCGACGTGTCACACCTGCCGGGGGACGGCAGCGCCGGCGTCGTCGAACTCACCGGCGACCTGACCATCAAGGGCAACACCCACGAGGTCACGCACGCCTTCGACGCCGTCCGCGACGGTGAACGGCTGATCGTCTCCGGCGACATCCCAATCAACCGCAACGACTACGGCGTCGAATCCCCGGAGATGATCGCCGCGTCCATCGCCGACGAGGGGGAAGTCAACGTCCTGCTGGTCTTCGAGAAGACTGCCGGGTAG
- a CDS encoding RNA polymerase-binding protein RbpA — MADRVLRGSRMGAVSYETDRDHDLAPRRMVKYKTPSGEVFEVPFADDAEIPEEWVVKNGETGELMEGEGVESKPTKPPRTHWDMLRERRSLEELDVLLEERLEVLRKKRRSAARLLKEQKEQEEAAAAGQ; from the coding sequence ATGGCAGATCGCGTCCTGCGCGGCAGCCGAATGGGTGCCGTCAGCTACGAGACGGATCGTGACCACGATCTGGCTCCACGCCGGATGGTCAAGTACAAGACTCCGTCCGGCGAGGTCTTCGAGGTCCCCTTCGCGGACGACGCTGAGATCCCGGAGGAATGGGTCGTCAAGAATGGCGAGACCGGTGAGCTGATGGAGGGCGAGGGCGTCGAGTCCAAGCCGACCAAGCCACCGCGCACCCACTGGGACATGCTGCGTGAGCGCCGCTCGCTGGAGGAACTCGACGTGCTTCTGGAGGAGCGCCTCGAGGTGCTGCGCAAGAAGCGTCGTTCCGCCGCCCGGCTGCTCAAGGAGCAGAAGGAGCAGGAGGAGGCCGCGGCGGCCGGCCAGTAG
- a CDS encoding NAD(P)/FAD-dependent oxidoreductase, whose protein sequence is MTEQAYRPEGNRKHLVIVGGGFAGVYAAKKLADADIDITLIDRNNYFLFQPLLYQVATGLLSSSEVAAPLRQIFRKQDNIRIVQGTVTDIDTTAKVVTANLDDLEHSYEYDYLLLGAGSDQGYFGNDHFAEFAPGLKTVDVALEIRAAFVHAFEEAELTEDPAERERLLTFVIVGAGPTGVELAGQFSEMARRSMQDQYTRLNPSDAKIILLDGAPQVLPPFGKRLGRYSQRTLERAGVDVRLSALVTNVDDNSVTYKDKNGQEHTITAYTKVWSAGVQANPLGKMVADQLGAESDRAGRVKVNGDLTVGEDKTVFITGDMMGNGTPGLAQGGIQSGEYAAERIMAYLEAGDSETFPAAEKDFSYFDKGSMAIINRGNAVIKMDKVEFTGLIGWLGWLVVHAGFLYGFRNRLVAVINWVQNVVSRDRPGFNITKQQRIARRNISRQNKLEAEARATTV, encoded by the coding sequence ATGACTGAGCAGGCTTACCGGCCCGAAGGAAATCGGAAGCACCTCGTAATCGTCGGCGGTGGCTTCGCCGGGGTCTACGCCGCCAAGAAGCTCGCGGACGCCGACATCGACATCACGCTCATCGACCGCAACAATTACTTCCTGTTCCAGCCCCTCCTTTACCAGGTTGCCACCGGTCTGCTCTCCTCCTCGGAGGTCGCCGCCCCGCTGCGCCAGATTTTCCGCAAGCAGGACAATATCCGCATCGTCCAGGGCACCGTCACCGACATCGACACCACCGCCAAGGTGGTCACGGCCAACCTCGATGATCTCGAGCACAGCTACGAGTACGACTACCTCCTGCTCGGCGCCGGTTCCGACCAGGGGTACTTCGGCAACGACCACTTCGCCGAGTTCGCGCCGGGGCTGAAGACCGTCGACGTGGCCCTCGAGATCCGCGCGGCCTTCGTGCACGCCTTCGAGGAGGCGGAACTCACCGAGGATCCCGCTGAGCGCGAACGTCTGCTCACCTTCGTGATCGTCGGCGCGGGCCCCACCGGCGTCGAGCTGGCCGGCCAGTTCAGCGAGATGGCCCGCCGTTCGATGCAGGACCAGTACACGCGTCTGAACCCGTCCGACGCGAAGATCATCCTGCTCGACGGCGCCCCGCAGGTGCTGCCGCCCTTCGGCAAGCGTCTGGGCCGCTACTCGCAGCGCACCCTGGAGCGCGCCGGCGTCGATGTGCGCCTGAGCGCCCTGGTGACCAACGTCGACGACAACTCCGTCACCTACAAGGACAAGAACGGCCAGGAGCACACCATCACCGCCTACACCAAGGTGTGGTCGGCGGGCGTCCAGGCCAACCCGCTGGGCAAGATGGTCGCCGACCAGCTTGGCGCCGAGTCCGACCGTGCCGGCCGCGTCAAGGTCAACGGCGACCTCACCGTCGGCGAGGACAAGACCGTCTTCATCACCGGCGACATGATGGGCAACGGCACCCCGGGCCTGGCCCAGGGCGGCATCCAGTCCGGAGAGTACGCGGCCGAGCGCATCATGGCCTACCTCGAGGCCGGCGACTCGGAGACCTTCCCGGCAGCCGAGAAGGACTTCTCCTACTTCGACAAGGGATCGATGGCCATCATCAACCGCGGCAACGCGGTCATCAAGATGGACAAGGTCGAGTTCACCGGCCTGATCGGCTGGCTGGGCTGGCTCGTCGTCCACGCCGGCTTCCTCTACGGGTTCCGCAACCGTCTCGTCGCCGTGATCAACTGGGTCCAGAACGTCGTCTCCCGTGACCGTCCGGGTTTCAACATCACCAAGCAGCAGCGCATCGCCCGCCGCAACATCAGCCGTCAGAACAAGCTGGAGGCCGAGGCCCGCGCCACCACCGTTTAG
- a CDS encoding NAD(P)/FAD-dependent oxidoreductase produces the protein MAPTDQPYVIVGGGVAADKAARAIRERDPEADIAIYTESVYGPVYRPALSKDLWVGDKSDIASQDLGTAEVATLHTGVRVTDLDPDTKTVTLDSGEAVAYGKLLLATGASSANFFDEVDGAVLFRTAEDYEALRARVSEGTEVVIVGGGYIATEMAAALATVGAKVTVYFPGAKLLERLFPPKLLDIIETKYVDKGVTLVPDAFVSEVTEGPTLIFRNGDTVTADLVLLALGARLNTGLAEKAGLRMVDRAVEVDDHMRSSAPDVYVAGDLANYPDVRLGRRHVEHVDQAERTGALAGANMAGGDETYDYTPIFWSDMFDLGYEAVGDLNSSLTMREFHNEEDSSAVVWYLDDGNDVRGVLLWNTWGKTKVARQYLGKPAPADLGEIIIPGE, from the coding sequence ATGGCCCCAACGGATCAGCCCTACGTCATCGTCGGCGGGGGAGTCGCGGCCGACAAGGCGGCGCGTGCGATCAGGGAGAGGGACCCGGAGGCTGACATCGCCATCTACACAGAGTCGGTCTACGGCCCGGTGTACCGTCCCGCGCTGAGCAAGGATCTGTGGGTTGGCGACAAGTCGGACATCGCGTCCCAGGACCTGGGGACCGCGGAGGTCGCGACGCTGCACACCGGGGTGAGGGTCACCGATCTCGACCCGGACACGAAGACTGTGACACTGGATTCCGGTGAGGCGGTCGCTTACGGCAAGCTCCTGCTGGCCACCGGAGCCTCCTCCGCCAACTTCTTTGACGAGGTCGATGGAGCGGTTCTCTTCCGTACGGCGGAAGACTACGAGGCGCTGCGCGCGAGGGTGTCCGAGGGTACCGAGGTCGTCATCGTCGGCGGCGGTTACATAGCCACTGAGATGGCGGCGGCCCTGGCCACCGTCGGCGCGAAGGTCACCGTCTACTTCCCGGGCGCGAAGCTGCTGGAACGGCTTTTCCCGCCGAAGCTGCTGGATATCATCGAGACGAAGTATGTGGACAAGGGCGTCACTCTGGTGCCCGACGCCTTCGTCAGCGAGGTCACCGAGGGCCCAACCCTCATCTTCCGGAACGGCGACACCGTCACCGCCGACCTCGTCCTCCTTGCCCTGGGCGCACGACTGAACACCGGCCTGGCGGAGAAAGCGGGGCTGCGGATGGTGGACCGTGCCGTCGAGGTCGATGACCACATGCGCTCCTCGGCTCCGGACGTCTACGTCGCCGGTGACCTGGCCAACTATCCCGACGTCCGACTCGGCCGCCGCCACGTCGAGCACGTCGACCAGGCGGAGCGCACCGGTGCCCTTGCCGGTGCGAACATGGCCGGCGGTGACGAGACCTACGATTACACGCCCATCTTCTGGTCCGACATGTTCGACCTGGGCTATGAGGCGGTCGGCGACCTGAATTCCTCGCTGACCATGCGTGAGTTCCACAACGAGGAGGATTCCTCAGCAGTCGTCTGGTACCTCGATGACGGGAACGACGTCCGGGGAGTGCTGCTGTGGAACACCTGGGGCAAGACCAAGGTCGCGCGCCAGTACCTGGGTAAGCCGGCGCCGGCGGACCTCGGGGAAATCATCATCCCGGGGGAGTGA